The Desulfococcus multivorans DNA window TGGGAATCACGTTGATGCGGTAGAAGAGGTCCTCCCGGAACGCGCCTTCCCGAACCATCTCCGTGAGATTCCGGTTGGTGGCCGACAGAATGCGGACGTTGATGGGAATGGGGGTATGGTCGCCCACCCGCTCCACCACCTTCTCCTCGAGCACCCGAAGCAGCTTGACCTGAACCGAGAGGGGGATGTCGCCGATCTCGTCGAGGAAGATATCTCCGCCCCCCGCCGCCGCGAACCGCCCCTCCCGACTCCGGTAGGCGCCCGTGAAGGCGCCCTTGACGTGCCCGAACAGCTCGCTCTCCAGAAGGGCGGGGTTGAGTGAGGCACAGTTGACCTTCACAAAGGGGCGCCTGTCGTCTCCCCGGATGTCGTGGATGGCCTTGGCGGCGAGCTCCTTTCCGGTGCCGCTCTCGCCGAGGATGATCACCGGCGCCTCGGAGCGGGCCGCATTGGCGATGAGATCGAAGACCCGCTGCATGGGGGCCGAGGTCCCCAGGATCCCGTGAAACCCGTCCTCCTGACGGAGTTCCCGGCGGAAGGCTTCTATCTGGGTATCCTTTTCGACAAGCTCCGAGACGTCGGTCATGGTCTCCACCGCCCCCAGAACCACGCCGTCGCGGTCCCGGAGCAGAGAGGCGTTTTTGAGCACATGAACCGGCCGGCCGTCCTTTCGGCTGAAGGTGCAGCGCCGCATGTTCATGGCACCGGTTCTGAAGAGCACGCACCAGTGATCCCCCTTTCTTTCCCGGGCGATTTCACAGGTGTCGCAGTTCAGAAACGAACACGGCTTCCCCACGATCTCC harbors:
- a CDS encoding sigma-54 interaction domain-containing protein, which gives rise to MFETEMNNYWKTVVDTIQDGVMIVDKDGTIVSVNRGMVRMTGYEKAEIVGKPCSFLNCDTCEIARERKGDHWCVLFRTGAMNMRRCTFSRKDGRPVHVLKNASLLRDRDGVVLGAVETMTDVSELVEKDTQIEAFRRELRQEDGFHGILGTSAPMQRVFDLIANAARSEAPVIILGESGTGKELAAKAIHDIRGDDRRPFVKVNCASLNPALLESELFGHVKGAFTGAYRSREGRFAAAGGGDIFLDEIGDIPLSVQVKLLRVLEEKVVERVGDHTPIPINVRILSATNRNLTEMVREGAFREDLFYRINVIPIHIPPLRERPGDISLLADHFFRRIRLKSGKKIEGISREAMRLLAAYPWPGNVREMKSAFEFAFVSCRDDVILPRHFPPALFGGGTSPAPGPPEAAPHPLEEAQAKRRRLVQALEAADGNQSEAARILGVSRVTVWHWMKRYQIRFERKIK